From Plasmodium brasilianum strain Bolivian I chromosome 5, whole genome shotgun sequence, the proteins below share one genomic window:
- a CDS encoding ribonuclease translates to MILEIVPLYSHTFFSTLLIIKDIKYSSKKCKLTDLLQKDNGELSQEDDKGLSVYKNDKINFNKYKKLYNYDYLNNKSEFYENEKDGNIYILINCGWDDKFCINDIKNVLRVCAYVDFILVTNHSLKYVGCLPLIYMELIKRKNNSRVPIICHEYIKAFSKYVMLSYFKCTKNCQYFKNINENEYLKIINELYEHITTIEYREYYIFKKIICKKKNIVFIVPLYFINNGDNIGSSAIIIKLFNYKILYSINFNVIDYSFIERTGAIKESDVFTYISNFHYTNKNYSKLMDIKKILYTVNRTINNLGCVIFPVDIDGIFIDLLFHVNALLEVCSQRYALLFLCPYSENFTRLLFTSLTYMNEYIKSNFHKNRINLFKIKNLICLRNYNDFKKFENAYYILFSFPASFNNDSAKKILSTFLTKKKNIVIFTKKSNVDSLSTNLCNYFYSNRGKDNRGNFNFSFFQNVKMDDKKLYEIYLNEKSNIEKGMFHKAEKKKKKKKKKKC, encoded by the exons ATGATACTAGAAATAGTACCTCTGTACAGCCATACCTTTTTTTCAACcctgttaataataaaagatataaaatattcaagCAAGAAATGTAAACTAACTGATTTATTACAGAAAGACAATGGAGAACTATCACAAGAAGATGATAAAGGTTTATctgtttataaaaatgataaaataaattttaacaaGTATAAGAAATTGTATAATTATGATTACTTAAATAATAAGAGTGAGTTTTATGAAAATGAGAAAGATGGGAATATCTACATTCTTATAAATTGTGGGTGGGATGACAAATTTTGcattaatgatataaaaaatgtgttaag GGTGTGTGCTTACGTAGACTTCATCCTAGTGACTAATCATAGTTTAAAATATGTTGGCTGTCTCcccttaatatatatggaattaataaaaagaaagaataatAGTAGGGTACCGATAATATGccatgaatatattaaagcaTTTAGTAAATATGTTATGTTaagttattttaaatgtacaaAGAATTgtcaatattttaaaaatataaatgaaaatgaatatttaaaaataataaatgagtTGTATGAACATATAACAACAATTGAATATagagaatattatatttttaaaaaaataatttgtaaaaaaaaaaatatagtttttatagtaccattatattttattaacaatgGAGATAACATTGGTTCATCagctattattataaaactgtttaattacaaaatattatattccataaattttaatgtaatagattattcttttattgaAAGAACAGGCGCTATAAAAGAGTCAGATGTCTTTACCTATATTAGCAATTTTCAttacacaaataaaaattattccaaACTGATggatataaagaaaattctGTATACAGTCAATAGAACCATAAACAACTTGGGCTGCGTGATATTTCCTGTGGACATCGATG GCATATTCATAGATCTCCTATTCCATGTTAATGCCCTTTTGGAAGTGTGTTCACAAAGATATGCCCTTTTGTTTCTGTGCCCCTATTC GGAAAATTTCACAAGACTGTTATTTACGTCCCTCACGTATATGAacgaatatattaaaagcaATTTTCACAAGAATAgaataaatttgtttaaaataaaaaacttgATATGTTTAAGAAATTACaatgattttaaaaaattcgaaaacgcttattatattttattttcttttcctgCGTCGTTCAATAATGACTCagctaaaaaaattttatcaaccttccttacaaaaaaaaaaaatattgtcaTATTTACCAAAAAGAGTAATGTAGATAGTCTTTCAACgaatttatgtaattatttttattcaaatcGAGGAAAAGACAACAGaggaaattttaatttttcatttttccaaaatgttaaaatggatgataaaaagttatatgaaatttatttGAATGAAAAGAGTAATATTGAAAAGGGAATGTTTCATAAggcggaaaaaaaaaaaaaaaaaaaaaaaaaaaaaaaatgttaa
- a CDS encoding ribonuclease, which translates to MMYLKRENDMIEKEKRKKDCKNNKNKKFDKNNNIKNISKFGELNLKDESNTKKEERRRRFSSPTFDHPNYLFLKRENYKQENYYDYSDERGKKENMIRSDNSHVKGSEDNKIVEEDAVKDETKNGWSNNEQWEFEEGVTGYMESDHVDDVAKEHRDEDEGENDEDDEDEDEDESDNDEDEDEDDDNEDEDDEDDDNEDENDEDEDEDDEDEDEDDNYDGEGRASFSRSGKHEFHSACKKLQRKHNISSSVKYKCSDEFYGYEESNANDKDHQAIKKKRGNEKKNSRKLNVENEYNNYGDDNNYGTDDSSEYFAHDEVANLEGGNKDDELISKRERRYNNELAKNFNDILENGDEVECQKEQGVHTSYYAHIRKFAKSENNNNEEKKNQRKKKKVRIKLEHSDKDNNSYYTGDEALPHKEYYINDISYRAKNNSNDSNSNRNRNSINPHLLIKYEEQEKEEEEEVHHDYDKVGGRNIFYSMGGEKYDILKNGVKIESKNFTSKTILYNGEKGDLKEATMRQCYESNGKNKRGMSSGSDCSFKEGNKNVLTSKKKIWKQKLIDYLKEVPTNIQEQHISVSLNCGISSFNMENYVNQNTLKTILLLMKPKHFVLLPTCNSFFSFNFEMLLHSCIQPNDEIKFYTFYSPNFYEQVSQNHVFVQRYFYRSSICIDSVSIPLNSTYENVYVRSIYNLLNMASNTQGSFRVFKIVASVTNMENTDGEKRKHNDKINGKRRKRFLNEHSAFWNECNDAKYTLSLRYKKNNEEGDDIEEIDNNKKENVQEKVKEENASNGVSEKNIQKEKNDKNNEKNDDNNEKNNNEERYNNEKKNYNEKKNNNEINNNNDEKINNEKKFINYYMNDEIYNGQGETDEELLMDDLSDSILSSHTDDENNISHEVAMSKENTLHGNIYIGNVNMQSLCTTINNAFHGCLTFMNDNEIIVDGKTYIKKEELEIQEDDRRGQLKEKHRIVKDQADGLRKKQNTIWTIESSLDPSFYFLRNILKNMYNNISI; encoded by the exons ATGATGTAcctaaaaagggaaaatgaCATGATCGAAAAGgagaagaggaaaaaagattgcaaaaataataaaaataaaaaatttgataaaaataataatataaaaaatataagcaaatTTGGAGAGCTAAATTTGAAAGATGAAAGTAAcacaaaaaaggaagagaGAAGGAGGCGGTTTAGCTCTCCCACGTTTGATCATCCAAACTACTTGTTTttgaaaagagaaaattataaacaagAAAACTATTATGATTACTCAGAtgaaaggggaaaaaaggaaaacatgATAAGAAGTGACAACTCACATGTCAAAGGGAGTGAGGATAATAAGATAGTGGAAGAAGATGCGGTAAAAGATGAAACGAAAAATGGATGGAGTAATAATGAGCAATGGGAGTTTGAGGAGGGTGTAACTGGTTATATGGAAAGCGACCACGTGGACGATGTAGCAAAGGAACATAGGGACGAGGATGAGGGCGAAAATGATGAGGATGACGAGGATGAAGATGAAGATGAGAGCGACAATGATGAAGATGAAGATGAGGATGACGATAATGAAGATGAGGATGACGAGGATGACGATAATGAAGATGAGAATGACGAGGATGAAGATGAGGATGACGAGGATGAAGATGAGGATGATAATTACGATGGCGAAGGTAGGGCCTCCTTTTCAAGATCAGGTAAACACGAATTCCACAGTGCGTGTAAAAAGCTACAGagaaaacataatataagcTCGtctgtaaaatataaatgttctGATGAATTTTATGGCTATGAAGAAAGTAACGCGAATGATAAGGACCATCAGGCGATTAAGAAGAAGAGGGgaaacgaaaaaaagaatagcaGAAAGCTTAATGTAGAAAATGAATACAACAACTATGGCGATGATAACAATTATGGCACTGATGATAGTAGTGAATACTTTGCACATGATGAAGTAGCAAATCTGGAAGGGGGAAATAAGGATGATGAGCTTATTTCGAAAAGGGAAAGAAGGTACAATAACGAATTagctaaaaattttaacgACATTTTAGAAAACGGGGATGAGGTCGAGTGTCAAAAGGAACAAGGGGTCCATACATCGTACTATGCCCATATAAGGAAATTTGCCAaaagtgaaaataataataatgaagagaagaaaaatcaacgtaaaaaaaaaaaagtaagaataaaattagagCATAGTGACAAGGATAATAATAGTTATTACACGGGCGATGAGGCATTACCACATAAGgagtattatataaatgatatttcGTATCgtgcaaaaaataattccaatgatagtaacagtaacagaaACAGAAACAGTATTAATCCAcatttgttaataaaatatgaggAGCAGGAGAaggaggaggaggaggaggTGCATCATGACTATGATAAGGTAGGTGgtaggaatattttttacagtaTGGGTGGAGAGAAATATGATATCCTAAAAAATGGGGTGAAGATAGAgagtaaaaattttaccaGTAAGACTATATTGTACAACGGGGAAAAGGGCGATTTAAAAGAAGCGACCATGCGTCAATGTTACGAGTCaaatggaaaaaacaaaagggGTATGAGTAGTGGAAGTGACTGCAGTTTTAAGGAGGGTAACAAAAATGTCTtaacaagtaaaaaaaaaatttggaaacAAAAACTAAttgattatttaaaagaagtTCCTACGAACATACAAGAACAGCACATATCAGTTTCATTAAACTGTGGAATAAGTTCATTTAATATGGAAAATTATGTCAATCAGAATACATTAAAAACGATATTACTTTTAATGAAACCAAAGCATTTTGTTTTGCTTCCCACATGTAatagttttttttcctttaattttgAAATGTTATTACATTCATGTATTCAACCAAATGATGAAATCAAATTTTACACATTTTATTCTcctaatttttatgaacaagtaAGTCAAAATCATGTATTTGTTCAGCGCTATTTTTATCGCTCCTCCATCTGTATAGATTCAGTCAGCATACCATTAAATAGTACATATGAAAATGTGTATGTTAGAAGTATTTATAACTTACTCAATATGGCTAGTAATACCCAAGGGAGTTTTAGGGTTTTCAAAATTGTGGCTAGTGTAACGAATATGGAAAATACGGatggggaaaaaagaaaacataatGATAagataaatggaaaaag GCGTAAAAGATTCTTAAATGAACACAGCGCATTTTGGAATGAATGCAATGATGCTAAGTATACATTATCGTtaagatataaaaagaataatgaaGAAGGGGATGATATAGAGGAGatagataataataaaaaagaaaatgtacAGGAGAAAGTGAAAGAGGAAAATGCCTCTAATGGGGTTAGTGAAAAAAAcatacaaaaagaaaaaaatgataaaaataatgaaaagaatgatgataataatgaaaaaaataataatgaagaaagatataataatgaaaaaaagaattataatgaaaaaaaaaataataatgaaataaataataataatgatgaaaaaattaataatgaaaaaaaatttataaattattatatgaatgatgaaatatataacgGACAAGGAGAAACAGATGAAGAGTTGCTCATGGACGACTTATCTGACTCTATTTTATCATCACACACcgatgatgaaaataatatatcacaTGAAGTTGCTATGAGTAAAGAAAATACATTGCatggtaatatatatattggtaATGTAAACATGCAATCCTTATGTACTACTATAAACAATGCTTTTCATGGATGCCTCACCTTTATGAatgataatgaaataatagtTGATGGAAAGACGTACATTAAGAAGGAGGAATTGGAAATACAGGAAGACGATCGAAGGGGGCAGTTGAAGGAGAAGCATAGAATAGTGAAGGATCAAGCCGATGGActaaggaaaaaacaaaataccATTTGGACGATAGAGAGTTCATTAGATCCgtctttctattttttacgAAATATTTTGAAGAATATGTATAACAACATTTCGATATAA
- a CDS encoding heat shock protein 70, with product MANAKAAKPNLPESNIAIGIDLGTTYSCVGVWRNENVDIIANDQGNRTTPSYVAFTDTERLIGDAAKNQVARNPENTVFDAKRLIGRKFTESSVQSDMKHWPFTVKSGVDEKPMIEVTYQGEKKLFHPEEISSMVLQKMKENAEAFLGKSIKNAVITVPAYFNDSQRQATKDAGTIAGLNVMRIINEPTAAAIAYGLHKKGKGEKNILIFDLGGGTFDVSLLTIEDGIFEVKATAGDTHLGGEDFDNRLVNFCVEDFKRKNRGKDLSKNSRALRRLRTQCERAKRTLSSSTQATIEIDSLFEGIDYSVTVSRARFEELCIDYFRDTLVPVEKVLKDAMMDKKSVHEVVLVGGSTRIPKIQTLIKEFFNGKEACRSINPDEAVAYGAAVQAAILSGDQSNAVQDLLLLDVCSLSLGLETAGGVMTKLIERNTTIPAKKSQIFTTYADNQPGVLIQVYEGERALTKDNNLLGKFHLDGIPPAPRKVPQIEVTFDIDANGILNVTAVEKSTGKQNHITITNDKGRLSPEEIDRMVNDAEKYKAEDEENKKRIEARNSLENYCYGVKSSLEDQKIKEKLQANEVETCMKCISTILEWLEKNQLAGKDEYESKQKEAEAVCAPIMSKIYQDVGGAAGAGGMPGGMPGGMPGGMPGGMPGGMPGGMPGGMPGGMNFPGGGMPGNAPSGSGPTVEEVD from the coding sequence ATGGCAAACGCGAAAGCAGCCAAGCCAAATTTGCCCGAGTCGAATATTGCCATTGGTATCGACTTGGGAACAACGTACTCATGTGTTGGTGTATGGAGAAATGAAAACGTGGACATTATAGCAAACGATCAGGGAAATAGAACAACCCCATCGTATGTTGCCTTTACTGATACAGAGAGACTAATAGGAGATGCAGCAAAGAACCAAGTTGCTAGGAATCCGGAAAATACTGTATTTGATGCAAAGAGATTAATTGGAAGGAAATTTACAGAATCATCTGTGCAAAGTGATATGAAGCATTGGCCATTTACAGTAAAGTCAGGTGTAGATGAGAAACCAATGATTGAAGTTACATACCAAGgggaaaagaaattatttcatCCCGAAGAAATTTCATCAATGGTTTTACAAAAGATGAAAGAAAATGCAGAAGCATTTTTAGGTAAATCCATAAAGAATGCTGTAATTACTGTACCAGCATATTTTAACGATTCTCAAAGACAAGCAACAAAAGATGCAGGTACCATTGCTGGATTGAATGTAATGAGAATTATTAATGAACCAACTGCAGCAGCAATAGCATATGgtttacataaaaaaggaaagggggaaaaaaatattttaattttcgaTTTAGGAGGAGGTACATTTGATGTATCTTTGTTAACAATTGAAGATGGTATATTCGAAGTGAAAGCAACAGCAGGAGATACACACTTAGGTGGTGAAGATTTTGATAACAGACTAGTTAATTTCTGTGTAGAAGAttttaagagaaaaaataggGGTAAagatttatcaaaaaatagtAGAGCATTAAGAAGGTTAAGAACACAATGTGAAAGGGCCAAACGTACGTTGTCATCCTCTACACAAGCTACCATCGAAATTGATTCCCTTTTTGAAGGTATAGATTATAGTGTAACAGTAAGTAGAGCAAGATTTGAAGAGTTATGTATTGACTATTTCAGGGATACGTTAGTACCAGTAGAGAAAGTCTTAAAAGATGCTATGATGGATAAAAAAAGTGTACATGAAGTTGTTTTAGTTGGTGGTTCAACACGAATTCCTAAGATACAAACATTAATCAAAGAATTTTTTAACGGCAAAGAAGCATGTAGATCTATTAACCCAGATGAAGCTGTAGCATATGGTGCAGCAGTACAAGCAGCAATATTATCGGGTGATCAGTCCAATGCTGTTCAAGATTTATTGTTATTAGATGTATGCTCCTTATCCTTAGGTTTAGAAACTGCTGGTGGTGTTATGACAAAATTGATTGAAAGAAATACAACTATTCCAGCAAAAAAAAGTCAAATCTTTACGACGTATGCTGATAACCAACCAGGTGTGTTAATCCAAGTATATGAAGGAGAAAGAGCATTAACAAAAGATAATAATTTGTTAGGTAAATTTCATTTAGATGGTATACCACCTGCCCCTAGGAAAGTACCACAAATTGAAGTTACGTTTGATATAGATGCAAATGGAATTTTAAATGTTACAGCTGTTGAGAAGAGCACGGGAAAACAAAATcatattactattaccaATGATAAGGGTAGGTTATCCCCTGAAGAAATTGATCGTATGGTTAATGAtgcagaaaaatataaagcagAGGATGAAGAGAATAAGAAAAGAATTGAAGCAAGAAATAGTCTAGAAAACTATTGCTATGGTGTTAAAAGCTCATTAGAAGATCAAAAgattaaggaaaaattacAAGCAAATGAAGTAGAAACATGTATGAAGTGTATTTCTACAATACTTGAATGGTTAGAGAAAAATCAACTAGCTGGTAAGGATGAATATGAATCAAAACAGAAAGAAGCCGAAGCAGTCTGTGCTCCAATTATGTCCAAAATATATCAAGATGTTGGAGGAGCTGCTGGTGCTGGTGGTATGCCCGGCGGTATGCCAGGAGGTATGCCAGGAGGAATGCCAGGAGGTATGCCAGGTGGTATGCCAGGTGGTATGCCAGGTGGTATGCCTGGAGGAATGAATTTCCCAGGAGGAGGAATGCCCGGAAATGCCCCATCTGGAAGTGGACCCACTGTAGAAGAAGTCGATTGA
- a CDS encoding U3 small nucleolar ribonucleoprotein IMP4, with product MLRRNIRLRKEYLYLKRVEEEKKKYADKIKSIKQSYNENKKIRGDLKDEENELRKKMNLYDEKSLNRKLDDEYFFCGIENPRVLITTSRNPSAQLESFAKEFKLLIPNSEKVNRGSYYVKDLINFARKNNITDVIILHEYKGKPRNLIICHLPFGPTLFCTIKDCKMRHEFIDQINNMSSCNPHLIFHNFNSDLGKRIMNIFKYLFPPVKIRVNKKKLVRNKNCEYIANGIHTKIIKQTDENGKEEEETEQTDKEFQISVKNDEYGNLQKYENNRIITFFNKNDIIYFRHYNWETNENNEIILNEVGPRFRIEEGKKEGKEKGKKEGKEEGKKEGKEKGKKEGKEEGKKEGKEEGKKEGKEEGKKEGKEEGKKEGKEIKTEK from the exons ATGTTGAGGAGAAACATAAGATTGCGAAAAgagtatttatatttaaaacgaGTGgaggaagaaaagaaaaaatatgcagataaaataaaaagtataaagcAAAGCTATAacgagaataaaaaaataagaggggatttaaaagatgaagaaaatgaattaagaaaaaagatgaaCTTGTATGATGAAAAATCACTTAACAGAAAATTAGatgatgaatattttttctgcGGAATTGAAAATCCTCGAGTGTTAATAACGACGTCAAGAAACCCGTCTGCTCAGTTAGAAAGTTTTGCAAAAGAATTTAAGCTTTTGATTCCAAACAGTGAAAAAGTAAATAGAGGGAGTTATTATGTTAaagatttaataaattttgcaagaaaaaataatataactgatgtaattattttacatgaATATAAAGGGAAACCaagaaatttaataatttgtcATTTGCCATTTGGTCCTACGTTATTTTGTACTATTAAAGATTGTAAGATGAGACATGAATTTATTGATCAGATAAATAATATGTCATCGTGTAATccacatttaatttttcataatttcaaTTCAGATTTAGGAAAAAgaattatgaatatttttaaatatttattcccACCAGTTAAAATTAGagtgaataaaaaaaaattagttagaaataaaaattgtgaaTATATAGCAAATGGAATACATAccaaaattataaaacaaactgatgaaaatggaaaagaagaggaagagaCAGAGCAGACTGATAAAGAATTTCAAATATCCgttaaaaatgatgaatatgGCAATTTacagaaatatgaaaataatagaattattacattttttaataaaaatgatataatatattttcgcCATTATAATTGGGAGACCAATGAAaacaatgaaataattttaaatgaagTTGGCCCGAGATTTA gaatagaggaaggaaaaaaagaaggaaaagagaagggaaaaaaagaaggaaaagaggagggaaaaaaagaaggaaaagagaagggaaaaaaagaaggaaaagaggagggaaaaaaagaaggaaaagaggagggaaaaaaagaaggaaaagaggagggaaaaaaagaaggaaaagaggagggaaaaaaagaaggaaaagaaataaaaacagaaaaataa
- a CDS encoding hypothetical protein (Plasmodium exported protein (PHIST)): MLAKSGLKKCGVSGLTIALLLVLLNVVLLVLLESPLLNTASSLRNNTLIKLELSARGCPRKLAEKAQQTNNTNAQSCTRTDLAKKKKKKKMKCQSEKNFYKMCKQEEIPNDIYDLYWTECKKKLFQHLREMKCSSRWQTFTFLNKSVITNYSLNVFLENFENIWNTNIDVYGCKAAKFLEKKVDDYISLRDIENSKKKKKKNAASCQKGYT; this comes from the exons atgctTGCAAAGAGTGGTTTAAAAAAGTGTGGCGTTTCCGGACTTACCATCGCCTTGTTGCTTGTTTTGCTAAATGTAGTGCTACTTGTACTGTTAGAATCCCCGTTATTA AATACTGCTTCTTCATTAAGgaataatacattaataaaGTTAGAATTAAGTGCGAGGGGATGTCCTAGAAAATTAGCTGAAAAAGCACAGCAGACGAATAATACAAATGCTCAAAGTTGTACTCGGACTGATTTGgctaaaaagaaaaaaaaaaaaaaaatgaaatgccAATCGGAG aaaaatttttataaaatgtgtaAACAAGAAGAAATAcctaatgatatatatgatCTTTACTGGACAGAATGTAAGAAAAAACTTTTTCAACATTTAAGAGAAATGAAATGTTCATCGAGATGGCAAACTTTTACGTTTCTAAATAAATCTGTAATAACTAATTATTCCTTAAATGTCTTCTTGGagaattttgaaaatatatggaaTACTAATATTGATGTATATGGATGCAAGGCGGCtaaatttttagaaaaaaaagtagatgATTATATTTCATTGAGAGACATTGAgaattccaaaaaaaaaaaaaaaaaaaatgctgcAAGTTGCCAAAAAGGATATACTTAG
- a CDS encoding hypothetical protein (Plasmodium exported protein (PHIST)): MLAKSCLKRFYLFGFSISCLFVLLNVVLNNVLLNTICLSKENALTELQLHVWGCPRNLADITQNEESKNGENKVDENNNGENKVDENNNGENKDDENENGENKDDENESEHNEIMNELKTSLSEPTYNLPFGCTNEDISKNLSIEEVKNLAERCSYFPKKSEGYFFYHYYFQNKRTCFLNMLCNIKTLLIKWSQEKHIPNDYFEVLWEECKLYLLECLSEMQNISRWSFFYLMTKFIRTKYHLLEFLDNFDKIWDTVIKKYEEKWTKLLEERVNNYVA, translated from the exons ATGCTTGCAAAGAGTTGTTTAAAAAGGTTTTACTTGTTCGGATTTAGCATCTCCTGTTTGTTTGTTCTTCTAAATGTAGTGttaaataatgtattatta aATACTATTTGTTTATCTAAAGAAAATGCATTGACAGAGTTACAGTTACATGTTTGGGGATGCCCAAGAAATTTAGCTGATATTACTCAGAATGAAGAAAGTAAAAATGGAGAAAATAAAGTTGACGAAAATAACAATGGAGAAAATAAAGTTGACGAAAATAACAATGGAGAAAATAAAGATgacgaaaatgaaaatggaGAAAATAAAGATGACGAAAATGAAAGTGaacataatgaaattatgaatgaattaaaaacaaGTTTATCTGAACCAACATATAATCTACCATTCGGATGTACGAACGAAGATATTTCGAAAAATTTATCAATAGAGGAGGTAAAAAATTTAGCTGAAAGATGTTCGTATTTTCCAAAAAAGAGTGAAGgttatttcttttatcattattactttcaaaataaaaggacatgttttttaaatatgttatgtaatataaagaCATTGTTAATCAAATGGTCTCAAGAAAAACATATACCTAATGATTATTTTGAGGTATTATGGGAAGAATGTAAATTATATCTATTGGAATGTTTATCAGAAATGCAAAATATATCTAGGTGgagttttttttatctcaTGACGAAATTTATAAGAACTAAATATCATCTTTTAGAATTCTTGGATAATTTTGACAAAATATGGGATACTGTTATTaagaaatatgaagaaaaatggACTAAATTATTAGAAGAGAgagtaaataattatgtagcataa